The Chitinophagales bacterium genomic sequence TTAATTTGTTACGCTATTGTGGTTCCCGCCATCGGCGGGACCTTACCTGGCAATACAGAACTTCATCTGTATCGCGCTGTTGTTTTTTTTTATTTCCAATCTTTCAAAGAACTTCAGAAATCTTCATGGCAAAATACCACCCGATCTCTTCTGTAAGTGATGAGGAGTTGAACCCCGATCCGCAGCCTCTATACCGCTTCACTATTACTATTTTAAGAACTCCTTGTTATCTTTCCGTTACCGCTTTCCCCGCTAACGGAGTGCAAAGGTAGAAGGTGTTTTTCAATTTGCAAAATGTTTTTTAGATATTTTATTTCGCTATAAACACCCTGATAATCAATGTGTTCCGTTATGTTAAGAGCTATCCTTTTTGCGAAGGGAGTGCAAAGGTAGAAAAGTATTTTTACCCGCCAAATTTATTTTCAAAATTTCGAAAATAAATTTCCTGACTTGCTGCACTGAAAAGAACTTCGTTTTTTGGGACGGCAAAGATACAGCGCCCCATTATTTCTGCAAAGGATTTTTTCATTTTCAGGCATAGTAGTTATCCACACAGCTGTATGCAGCCACTCTACACGGTTTCCGCCATTTAGCTATACTGAGCCTGCCTCAGCCTGCATACGTTTTATGCGGTCCTGCAGCTTTTCACTGGTCAGTTCTTCACGCAGGCTATCTACTTTTATAGGGAAACAAAACGGTGTGAGCGTATCAGGACGCGCTATGATTATTTTACTGTTGGCGATACGCACCAAAGCATCATACAGGCGGGGGGCTTCCAGTTCATGTGTCAGCACCTCCCGGTAAGCCTGTTGCAGCAGCAAACTATTAGGCTCATTATCTACCAATACATCATACAGCAACCCTGTTGAGTTCTGCAAATGCCGCTGCTTTTTATACTCCCCGGGAAAACCCTGGAATATCAATCCTGATATCACTGCAACATCCCTGAACTTACGGCGTGTCATCTCGGTAGCATTCACGCTGCGCTGCAGGTCGGCATACCAGTTATCCGGCGAGAACAAAGTATGTATATCTTCTTCGCTTACAGGTATGGGCTGGTCGCTCAGCAGTTCAAAACCATAATCATTCATGGCGACGGACAGTGTTATGGGCTTGATCTTCGTCAGCCTGTATGCCAGCATAGATGCCATAGCATGGTGCACCAGCCGCCCTTCAAAAGGATATACGAACATATGATACCCGTCCTTGGTATTGATGAACTCTACCAGCAACTCATCTTCTTTAGGTATGCGTGAATGTTCGCGCTGTGTATCAAACAACGGTTGCAGAAACTCCAGCAACTCGTTACCGGCAGGGTTCACTGATGCCTGCTGAAATGCCTGCCTGAGCACCAACCCCAGGTTGGCAGAAAGAGGCACCCTGCCCCCACCCCATGCAGGCACACGGGCATTGGCGGCGGTCGACTTACGTACATACACCACCATATCTTTCACCTGCACCAGCTCAAGCTTGCGCCCTGCCAGCACAAAGGCATCCCCGGGTGTAAGGCTGGAGATAAAGTACTCCTCTATAGTACCTACATAGCCTCCGCTCATGAACTTTACCTGCATAATAGGGTCGCCGACAATAGTACCCATATGCATACGGTGCCGCATAGCCACCCGCCTGCTGGTGACACGGTACAGCCCGTCTATACAAACCACTTTATGATATTCGTCGTAGCCGTGCAGCGTTTTGCCACCTGTTGTTATAAAAGAGAGCATCCAGTCCCACTCATCGTTGGCCAGGTCTGCATAACAATGGGTGGTCCTCACCTCTTCCAGCAGTTCGTCACTGACAAAACCATCACCCGTAGCAATGGTCACCATATATTGTATCAGCACATCGTAGGCCAGCACTACCGGTGTGCGGCTTTCTATTATCTCATCTTCATAGGCTTTCTTTAGTGCGGCGGCCTCTACTATCTCCAGCGAGTGTGTAGGCACAAAGTGTATATTACTCACCTCACCCGGGCGGTGACCGCTGCGCCCTGCCCTCTGCATGAACCGCGCTATCCCCTTGGGGCTGCCCACCTGTATCACCGTATCTACCGGGCGAAAGTCTACACCAAGGTCAAGGCTGGCGGTACACACTACTACCTGCAATGTTCCCTTATGCAGGTTTTCCTCCACCCACAGGCGCAGGTCCATATCAATACTGCTGTGGTGCAGGGCTATAGCCCCTGCCAGGTCGGGCGCCACATCCAGCAGGCTCTGGTACCAAAGCTCCGTTTGCGAACGCACATTGGTGAACAACAGTGTTGACTTATTATTCCTGATAACGGGCAGCACATGGTCCAGCATCCTGAGCCCCATATGCCCCGCCCACGGAAAACGCTCTACCGTTTCGGGCAATATAGTATGTATAGCCACCTCCTTGCGCAGGTCCGAACGGATAATGACACCATTATCCTCTGTACCCAGCAGCACGGCCATCGCCTCCTCCAGGTTGCCGATAGTAGCAGAGATACCCCAAATTCGCAATGGCATTAGGATGTCTCCGTCTTCTTTTGGGTTTTGGGTTTTGACTTTTGACCTTAAATACCTGATATGAGCCAGCGCAAGCTCCACCTGCACGCCCCGCTTACTACCCAGCAACTCGTGCCATTCGTCTACCACGATACATTTCAGGTGTTTGAAAAACCGGGCAGGATCTTTAGACGCCAGCAACAGGTGAATACTCTCCGGCGTGATGAGCAATATCTCGGGCATATGC encodes the following:
- a CDS encoding ligase-associated DNA damage response DEXH box helicase, with translation MMPRNKGLQVIQNWLSAKGLQPFSFQEETWQMYVEGQSGIVNAPTGFGKTYSVFLAVVIDHINHTPDYTTKINNGLQLMWVTPLRALAKDIARAMTEALEELGIPWQVSIRNGDTTTADREKQKRHMPEILLITPESIHLLLASKDPARFFKHLKCIVVDEWHELLGSKRGVQVELALAHIRYLRSKVKTQNPKEDGDILMPLRIWGISATIGNLEEAMAVLLGTEDNGVIIRSDLRKEVAIHTILPETVERFPWAGHMGLRMLDHVLPVIRNNKSTLLFTNVRSQTELWYQSLLDVAPDLAGAIALHHSSIDMDLRLWVEENLHKGTLQVVVCTASLDLGVDFRPVDTVIQVGSPKGIARFMQRAGRSGHRPGEVSNIHFVPTHSLEIVEAAALKKAYEDEIIESRTPVVLAYDVLIQYMVTIATGDGFVSDELLEEVRTTHCYADLANDEWDWMLSFITTGGKTLHGYDEYHKVVCIDGLYRVTSRRVAMRHRMHMGTIVGDPIMQVKFMSGGYVGTIEEYFISSLTPGDAFVLAGRKLELVQVKDMVVYVRKSTAANARVPAWGGGRVPLSANLGLVLRQAFQQASVNPAGNELLEFLQPLFDTQREHSRIPKEDELLVEFINTKDGYHMFVYPFEGRLVHHAMASMLAYRLTKIKPITLSVAMNDYGFELLSDQPIPVSEEDIHTLFSPDNWYADLQRSVNATEMTRRKFRDVAVISGLIFQGFPGEYKKQRHLQNSTGLLYDVLVDNEPNSLLLQQAYREVLTHELEAPRLYDALVRIANSKIIIARPDTLTPFCFPIKVDSLREELTSEKLQDRIKRMQAEAGSV